From Arachis stenosperma cultivar V10309 chromosome 2, arast.V10309.gnm1.PFL2, whole genome shotgun sequence, one genomic window encodes:
- the LOC130963237 gene encoding glutathione S-transferase T3-like, protein MGTGTVGAKWSGILAQGSMGQSSSEQRPRATNNNLSFGNASRHNSSGVGSSSNPFSQTPIQSSPNSQYSDFANPRGLDAIDLNDDDIEDRRQDSIQQWHWKEDEMLISGWLNVSTDPVVGTDQKGETFWSRIHSYCVEFCTDMTREVVASSRNIRSGSNADDIKELAYKLYSTNYGQKFTFERHWNMLRLEQKWRSQLPTQSGGSKRTKVSATGAYSSSSNPETPLADEPDVDSPARPQGSKKSKRRGKGKAQMSEDFSERKSSVVKKLSLMEDIKNVREKELMEREKEREEEKEHRARMMAIKEKELQIQAAMKEQELQTQRYIKEMEIKAKERKMDM, encoded by the exons ATGGGAACTGGGACCGTTGGAGCAAAATGGAGTGGGATCCTTGCACAAGGATCGATGGGACAAAGTTCCTCTGAACAGAGACCGAGAGCAACAAATAATAACTTGTCATTTGGCaa TGCATCAAGACATAACTCATCTGGTGTTGGTAGCTCTTCTAACCCTTTCTCTCAGACTCCTATACAATCTAGTCCAAATTCACAATATTCAGATTTTGCCAACCCTCGTGGATTAGATGCTATCGACcttaatgatgatgatattgaagATCGGAGGCAAGATAGTATTCaacaatggcattggaaagagGATGAGATGCTGATCAGTGGATGGTTAAATGTTTCAACTGACCCTGTAGTTGGTACCGATCAAAAGGGGGAAACATTTTGGAGTCGAATTCATAGCTACTGTGTAGAATTTTGCACCGACATGACAAGGGAGGTGGTTGCAT CTAGTCGAAACATAAGGAGTGGTTCGAACGCTGATGATATAAAGGAGTTGGCTTATAAACTTTATTCCACAAATTATGGTCAAAAGTTCACTTTTGAGAGGCATTGGAACATGCTTCGGTTGGAGCAAAAATGGAGAAGCCAACTACCTACACAGAGTGGCGGCTCAAAGAGAACCAAGGTTAGTGCAACTGGAGCATACTCATCCTCATCAAACCCAGAAACACCATTGGCTGACGAACCCGATGTGGACTCTCCCGCTCGCCCACAAGGATCAAAGAAGAGCAAGCGACGAGGTAAGGGAAAAGCACAGATGTCTGAAGATTTTAGCGAAAGAAAATCATCGGTTGTCAAAAAATtatctctcatggaagatatTAAGAATGTTAGAGAAAAGGAACTAATggaaagggaaaaagaaagagaagaggagaagGAACATAGAGCAAGGATGATGGCAATCAAAGAGAAGGAGTTACAAATTCAAGCGgcaatgaaagaacaagaattaCAAACTCAGAGGTATATTAAAGAAATGGAGataaaagcaaaagaaaggaaaatggATATGTGA
- the LOC130963239 gene encoding uncharacterized protein LOC130963239 → FGVSGSNNDISVLDRSPVFDDILNDRAPEATFVKSISKPQGEKRKLFAQYQERQRKDVERAFGVLQARFAIIRGPARFWEKKKLANIMRACIILHNMIVEDERDSYAGNFAQGLEYDDVENGLSQPQLGEEDFAPNHQFLQRNAQLRNRQQHRQLKEDLIEHIWQFHNACRQL, encoded by the exons TTTGGAGTTTCTGGTTCAAATAATGATATCAGCGTGTTAGATCGTTCTCCAGTGTTTGATGATATTCTAAATGACCGTGCTCCGGAG GCCACATTTGTCAAATCAATCTCAAAGCCACAAGGTGAGAAACGCAAGTTATTTGCACAATACCaagaaagacaaagaaaagatgTGGAACGAGCATTCGGAGTGTTGCAAGCACGCTTTGCAATTATACGTGGTCCAGCTCGTTTTTGGGAAAAGAAAAAGCTTGCCAACATAATGAGAGCTTGTATTATATTGCATAATATGATTGTTGAGGATGAAAGAGACAGCTATGCAGGAAATTTTGCTCAAGGCTTAGAGTATGATGATGTTGAAAATGGCTTATCACAACCTCAGCTGGGAGAGGAAGATTTTGCACCAAACCATCAATTTCTCCAAAGAAATGCCCAACTTCGAAATAGGCAGCAGCATAGACAATTGAAGGAGGACTTGATTGAACACATATGGCAATTTCACAATGCTTGTCGTCAACTATAg